A window of the Paenibacillus woosongensis genome harbors these coding sequences:
- a CDS encoding YycH family regulatory protein, which yields MKETVKSFLLTLLVVCSLVQSYFLIYRLPGSDPVVKTENDYIKTENMGAEMRAEELIFPAQISVHMGENQHTVFYPDSMFYDLIYSRLKGRMFEGFQRNAVDNMNWTEIRSKYPGVELQFGSGVPVSLLRKVMQISADPLFEEESIHRILIYTGENEERARVFFFSSHGDVVYEATKADLTVQDVRQQVDFGKDWIPYTLKDGYYIPEKPIDMVETLLKVGVFSTEQIQGSLFFDPSITRIIREKDGSEIYTDSKRSLQVRQDGNWINYTDPAAPSAGENSPASNALSSIDFVNQHGGWNGSYRLEQMDGSDEMDGVVFRQYFGNGQFGAFPIMDFRSFRFGTISLALRQGTITGYERSLLYVKAGDWDKQVVQLSGGQELRDKIEKLSDVINLYPAYLPSLSQEGLLLKPTWIVELSSGAVHELN from the coding sequence GTGAAGGAAACGGTGAAATCTTTCCTGCTTACTTTGCTTGTAGTCTGCAGTCTGGTGCAGAGTTATTTTCTGATTTACCGGCTCCCGGGCAGCGATCCAGTGGTCAAGACGGAGAATGATTATATCAAGACGGAGAATATGGGGGCAGAGATGCGGGCTGAGGAGCTCATATTTCCGGCGCAAATATCCGTTCACATGGGGGAGAACCAGCACACGGTGTTTTACCCGGATTCGATGTTCTACGATTTGATATATTCCCGCCTGAAAGGGCGGATGTTCGAAGGATTTCAGCGCAACGCCGTAGACAATATGAACTGGACTGAAATCCGCAGCAAATATCCGGGCGTAGAGCTTCAGTTCGGCAGCGGCGTGCCCGTATCGCTTCTGCGAAAGGTGATGCAAATATCCGCTGATCCGCTGTTTGAGGAAGAGAGTATCCACCGGATATTGATCTATACCGGGGAAAATGAGGAACGGGCGCGCGTCTTCTTCTTCAGCTCGCACGGGGATGTCGTGTATGAGGCAACGAAGGCCGATTTGACGGTGCAGGACGTGAGGCAGCAGGTCGATTTCGGCAAGGACTGGATCCCGTACACGCTGAAGGATGGCTATTATATTCCGGAGAAGCCCATTGATATGGTAGAGACCCTGCTGAAGGTAGGCGTGTTCTCGACCGAGCAGATTCAGGGCAGCCTGTTCTTTGACCCGAGTATTACGAGAATCATACGCGAGAAGGACGGTTCAGAAATTTATACGGACAGTAAGCGGAGCCTGCAGGTAAGGCAGGATGGGAACTGGATTAACTATACCGATCCGGCGGCGCCGTCTGCAGGCGAGAACAGTCCGGCAAGCAATGCGTTATCCTCGATCGACTTCGTGAACCAGCATGGCGGCTGGAACGGCAGCTACCGCTTGGAGCAAATGGACGGTTCGGATGAGATGGACGGGGTGGTATTCCGCCAGTATTTCGGGAATGGGCAGTTTGGGGCTTTTCCGATCATGGATTTCCGGTCGTTCCGTTTCGGAACCATTTCGCTGGCCCTGCGGCAAGGCACGATTACAGGATATGAACGTTCCTTGCTATATGTCAAAGCGGGAGATTGGGACAAGCAGGTCGTTCAGCTGTCCGGCGGCCAGGAGCTGAGGGACAAGATCGAGAAGCTGTCTGACGTCATCAACCTGTACCCGGCGTATTTGCCTTCGCTGAGCCAGGAGGGGCTGCTGCTGAAGCCGACCTGGATCGTCGAGCTGAGCAGCGGCGCTGTACATGAGCTGAATTAG
- a CDS encoding sensor histidine kinase, translated as MIKSLYVRIVVMFLVAILVSLLTSTMVIGYLYQRQIQDQTQDYMITLGQSLIRIFERVGYDRRALVMDDIKDLANMVSMQVFDGSLSEEKYGSDSLIEVSREQVERVLQGETLKGTTSEGHTYVGLPFGHQGQTYAMFIEPSSNSQVGYPIGGMILTGITVLLVGGSLFFVVEAAFLIQPLRKMTEATKRMAKGDFSSELKARRKDELGVLVQSFNEMRRQLQQIEEMRQDFVSNVSHEIQSPLTSIRGFAKALKENDTLDHKNRDRYLDIIIAESERMSRMSDNLLHLASLESKHHPFHPVTFRLDEQIRQTAVALEPQWAAKSIAIDLELPVVKICGDRDQLDQVWINLLGNSIRFTPEGGKIAIDVRRGIHQVSVTIKDTGIGIAPEDQAQIFERFYKADRSRNRVYNGNGLGLAIVKRIVDLHHGHIEVRSEPGTGTEITVTLPS; from the coding sequence ATGATCAAATCGCTATATGTCCGTATTGTTGTGATGTTTCTGGTAGCCATTCTCGTCAGCCTGCTGACCTCTACGATGGTTATCGGTTATTTATACCAGCGTCAGATCCAGGATCAAACCCAGGACTACATGATTACTCTGGGCCAAAGCCTGATCCGGATTTTCGAGCGGGTCGGATACGACCGCCGGGCCCTGGTGATGGACGACATCAAGGATCTGGCCAATATGGTCAGCATGCAAGTTTTCGACGGCTCCCTGTCCGAGGAAAAATACGGCTCCGATTCCCTAATCGAAGTAAGCCGGGAGCAAGTCGAACGCGTGCTTCAAGGGGAGACCTTGAAGGGCACTACCTCTGAAGGACATACCTATGTAGGGCTGCCTTTCGGGCATCAAGGCCAAACCTATGCCATGTTTATCGAGCCAAGCTCGAACAGCCAGGTCGGTTATCCGATCGGCGGCATGATCCTCACCGGGATCACTGTCCTGTTGGTGGGCGGCAGCCTGTTTTTCGTTGTGGAAGCCGCTTTTTTGATCCAGCCTTTGCGCAAAATGACGGAAGCGACGAAGCGGATGGCCAAAGGGGATTTCAGCAGCGAGCTGAAAGCGCGGCGTAAAGACGAATTGGGTGTCCTGGTGCAGAGCTTTAACGAAATGCGTCGGCAGCTGCAGCAAATTGAGGAAATGCGCCAGGACTTCGTCTCTAACGTCTCGCACGAAATTCAATCGCCGCTTACGTCCATCCGCGGATTTGCCAAGGCGCTGAAGGAGAACGATACGCTTGACCATAAGAACCGGGATCGATATTTAGACATCATTATTGCGGAGAGCGAGCGAATGTCCCGAATGAGCGACAACCTGCTGCATTTGGCCTCGCTTGAGTCGAAGCACCATCCGTTCCATCCCGTCACATTCCGGCTCGATGAACAGATCCGGCAAACGGCTGTTGCTCTGGAGCCGCAATGGGCCGCCAAATCGATTGCGATCGATCTGGAACTGCCGGTCGTCAAAATTTGCGGTGACCGGGACCAGCTGGACCAGGTGTGGATCAACCTGCTGGGAAACAGCATCCGCTTTACGCCGGAAGGCGGCAAAATCGCCATTGACGTTCGGCGGGGCATCCACCAGGTTTCCGTGACAATCAAAGATACGGGAATCGGCATTGCACCAGAGGACCAGGCCCAAATCTTCGAACGGTTCTACAAGGCGGACCGCTCCCGCAACCGGGTATATAATGGCAACGGTCTGGGCCTGGCGATCGTCAAAAGAATCGTAGACCTGCATCACGGCCATATCGAAGTGCGCAGCGAGCCCGGAACCGGAACGGAAATCACGGTCACCCTGCCATCTTGA
- the walK gene encoding cell wall metabolism sensor histidine kinase WalK has protein sequence MNLPSFFRTIQAKLIMIYVLLILIAMQLIGVYFVSAMKTSLTSNFTKELQERAALLSVLAAQNLGVTGESADASLDNLSVLVNNLFNINGAEIQVLDASGRVLTTSKPSHADYVGTKNTQTVVSRALQGIRDNEEYMIDEDNVRKKVVAKPVVRDGKTVGAIYIAASMTELYDTMERINSIFISGLLLALALTAVLGVILAHTITSPIKELTRRATAVAEGRFHQKMPVLGNDEIGQLSKAFNYMTSRLQDALAQNEEEKEKLASILTNMSDGVIAADEKYQVILMNRRASEMLRVQEEAVSGKDIMTLLHLPLEERAVLERGTMHSAILEIDSPEGDMFLIRVTFTPIHRREFGISGTIAVLQDVTEQEKLEASRREFVANVSHELRTPLTTIKSYTEALEDGALQDPELGPRFASVIQNQTDRMIRLVTDLLHLSRLDSKEALLRKQSIGVLEMLEEVVDRFSFQMQEKEVHPEIFIEEGVDTAWMDRDQIDQVLDNLISNAMKYTPEGGKIAFEARRVDDGMIAISIQDNGIGIPKRDLERIFERFYRVDKARARNMGGTGLGLSIAREIVKAHGGTINLESELGEGTKVTFTLPTQEQGGEGR, from the coding sequence ATGAATCTGCCCTCCTTCTTCCGTACGATCCAGGCTAAGCTGATCATGATTTATGTGCTCCTGATCCTGATCGCGATGCAGTTGATCGGGGTCTATTTCGTGAGCGCCATGAAAACCTCGCTGACCAGCAACTTTACGAAGGAGCTTCAAGAGCGGGCGGCATTGCTATCGGTGCTGGCTGCGCAAAACTTGGGGGTTACCGGAGAATCGGCAGATGCATCGCTAGACAATTTAAGTGTCCTCGTCAACAATTTATTCAATATTAACGGCGCTGAGATTCAGGTGCTGGATGCGAGCGGCCGGGTTCTGACGACCTCCAAGCCATCGCATGCCGATTACGTCGGCACGAAGAATACGCAAACGGTAGTCAGCCGGGCATTGCAGGGCATACGCGACAATGAAGAGTATATGATCGATGAAGATAACGTTCGCAAGAAGGTGGTAGCCAAGCCGGTCGTAAGAGACGGAAAGACGGTTGGCGCCATTTATATCGCGGCATCGATGACCGAGCTCTACGATACGATGGAGCGGATCAATAGCATATTCATTTCCGGCTTATTGCTGGCCCTTGCTTTGACCGCTGTATTGGGCGTTATCCTCGCACATACGATCACATCGCCGATCAAGGAGCTGACCCGGCGGGCGACGGCGGTGGCGGAAGGACGGTTCCATCAGAAAATGCCGGTGCTCGGCAACGATGAGATCGGCCAGTTGAGCAAGGCGTTCAACTATATGACAAGCCGGCTGCAGGATGCGCTGGCACAGAATGAGGAAGAGAAGGAGAAGCTGGCCTCTATTCTTACCAATATGAGCGACGGCGTTATCGCCGCGGATGAGAAATATCAGGTCATTCTGATGAACCGGAGAGCCAGCGAGATGCTGCGGGTTCAAGAGGAGGCAGTCAGCGGCAAGGATATTATGACGCTGCTGCATTTGCCGCTGGAGGAACGGGCCGTACTGGAGCGGGGAACGATGCACTCGGCTATTCTGGAGATCGATTCTCCGGAAGGGGACATGTTTCTCATCCGCGTAACGTTTACGCCGATTCACCGGCGGGAATTCGGCATCAGCGGGACGATTGCCGTACTGCAGGACGTGACGGAGCAGGAGAAGCTGGAGGCGTCCCGAAGGGAGTTCGTCGCTAACGTCTCCCACGAATTGCGGACGCCGCTAACGACGATCAAGAGCTATACCGAGGCGCTGGAGGACGGCGCGCTGCAGGACCCGGAGCTTGGTCCGCGGTTTGCTTCCGTCATTCAGAATCAGACGGACCGAATGATCCGGCTTGTTACGGATCTGCTTCATTTATCCCGTCTCGATTCGAAAGAAGCTCTGCTGCGCAAGCAGTCGATTGGTGTTCTGGAAATGCTGGAAGAGGTCGTGGATCGATTCTCCTTCCAAATGCAGGAGAAGGAAGTTCATCCGGAAATCTTTATTGAGGAAGGTGTCGATACCGCCTGGATGGACCGGGATCAAATCGATCAAGTGCTGGACAATTTAATATCCAATGCGATGAAATATACGCCAGAAGGCGGAAAGATTGCTTTTGAGGCGCGCCGGGTGGATGACGGCATGATTGCCATATCGATCCAGGACAACGGAATCGGTATTCCGAAGCGCGATTTAGAGCGTATTTTTGAGAGGTTCTACCGAGTGGACAAGGCTAGAGCCCGCAATATGGGTGGAACCGGCCTTGGCCTGTCCATTGCCCGGGAAATTGTGAAGGCCCATGGCGGTACGATTAATTTGGAATCCGAGCTGGGGGAAGGCACCAAAGTAACCTTTACACTGCCTACACAGGAGCAAGGAGGCGAGGGACGGTGA
- the yycF gene encoding response regulator YycF: MLGKILVVDDERPIADILKFNLEKEGYEVILAFDGIEAVELAFNEQPDLILLDLMLPGKDGMDVCREVRARLQTPIIMLTAKDGEIDKVLGLELGADDYVTKPFSTRELLARVKAQMRRQQKPAQLESAEGKQGISLFELFIDTDMYTVYKNGEPLDLTHREFELVHYLVKNAGKVMTREHLLQAVWGYDYFGDVRTVDVTIRRLREKIESDPSKPEYILTRRGLGYMMRSSKAGGF, from the coding sequence ATGCTAGGTAAAATTTTAGTCGTGGACGATGAGCGTCCAATTGCCGATATTTTGAAATTCAATCTAGAAAAAGAAGGGTACGAGGTAATCCTTGCTTTCGATGGAATCGAGGCTGTGGAGCTGGCATTCAACGAGCAGCCGGATCTCATTCTGCTTGATTTGATGCTGCCCGGCAAGGATGGCATGGATGTGTGCAGAGAGGTGCGCGCCAGACTGCAGACGCCGATCATTATGCTGACCGCCAAGGATGGCGAAATCGATAAAGTGCTTGGGCTGGAGCTTGGAGCCGATGATTATGTGACGAAGCCGTTCAGCACGCGGGAGCTTCTTGCCCGGGTGAAGGCGCAAATGCGGCGGCAGCAGAAGCCGGCTCAGCTGGAAAGCGCCGAGGGCAAACAGGGAATCAGCTTGTTTGAGCTGTTTATCGATACAGATATGTATACGGTATACAAAAATGGCGAACCGTTGGATTTGACTCACCGGGAGTTCGAGCTGGTTCATTATCTGGTGAAGAATGCTGGAAAAGTAATGACCCGAGAGCATCTGCTGCAGGCGGTATGGGGTTATGACTATTTCGGAGACGTGCGGACGGTGGACGTGACGATTCGCCGGCTGCGGGAGAAGATTGAGAGTGATCCGAGCAAGCCCGAGTATATTTTGACCCGGCGCGGGCTTGGCTATATGATGCGCAGCTCCAAGGCGGGTGGATTCTAG
- the yycI gene encoding two-component system regulatory protein YycI: MDWGRAKNVLIYAFLLLNLVLGYQLWNDLREQADSNPDLTSLESSTQKVMESKRIKVLAQIPSDSPQLRKISYRFVDGQQSHKVTDLPVPVDSKLIFTPKELANALKQSLPDIGNYRYDEWAGNENVFVLHPLVDGKWPLFKINLELHYANQKIVSYRQDIIEINESADEKEQQVLSASKALGNLIENFLPEGSVVTSIELGYYGQVFDSDADLPASPAWRFLLESGEEYYVQGISGDVISPNTKESKE; the protein is encoded by the coding sequence ATGGATTGGGGCAGAGCTAAAAATGTGCTTATTTACGCCTTCTTGCTGCTGAATTTAGTGCTTGGCTACCAGCTCTGGAATGACCTGAGGGAGCAGGCCGACTCCAATCCGGACCTTACTTCCCTGGAGAGCAGCACGCAGAAGGTGATGGAGAGCAAGCGAATCAAGGTGCTGGCGCAAATTCCGAGCGATTCGCCACAGCTGCGCAAGATATCCTACCGCTTTGTAGATGGGCAGCAGAGCCATAAAGTAACCGATCTGCCGGTTCCTGTGGACAGCAAGCTGATTTTTACGCCGAAGGAGCTGGCCAATGCGCTGAAGCAGAGCCTTCCCGACATCGGAAATTACCGTTATGACGAATGGGCGGGAAACGAAAATGTATTCGTTCTCCATCCGCTTGTGGACGGGAAGTGGCCGCTCTTCAAAATCAATTTAGAGCTGCATTACGCCAATCAGAAGATCGTGTCTTATCGTCAGGACATTATTGAAATTAACGAATCGGCCGATGAGAAGGAGCAGCAGGTGCTGTCCGCTTCCAAGGCTCTGGGCAATCTTATTGAGAATTTCCTGCCGGAGGGCTCGGTAGTAACGAGCATTGAGCTCGGATATTATGGCCAGGTGTTCGATTCGGACGCCGACCTGCCGGCATCGCCGGCATGGCGCTTCTTGCTGGAGAGCGGAGAAGAGTATTACGTGCAAGGCATTAGCGGGGACGTCATCAGTCCTAACACGAAGGAATCGAAGGAGTAA
- a CDS encoding response regulator transcription factor: MATIMLVDDDPHIRELICLYLSKEGFRPIQAENGAVALKMMEQEIADLVVLDIMMPVMDGWELCAELRRLYPDTPLLMVTAKGETGQKIKGFDLGADDYVVKPFEPLELVARIKVLLKRYKIASSQSIQLGNILLDRQSYKVIRGSEEFMLPPKEFELLFKLGSYPGQIFTREQLIEQIWGLDYTGDDRTVDVHIKRLRERFPASGQEAHSFHIATVYGLGYRLVVDK, encoded by the coding sequence ATGGCCACCATTATGCTCGTCGATGACGATCCCCATATACGCGAACTGATTTGTCTCTATTTATCGAAGGAAGGATTCCGCCCCATCCAGGCCGAAAACGGCGCCGTGGCGCTGAAAATGATGGAGCAGGAAATCGCCGACCTGGTTGTACTCGACATCATGATGCCGGTCATGGACGGCTGGGAGCTGTGCGCTGAGCTGCGCCGCCTGTACCCGGATACGCCGCTGCTCATGGTTACTGCGAAGGGCGAAACTGGGCAAAAAATCAAGGGCTTTGATCTGGGCGCCGACGATTATGTCGTGAAGCCGTTTGAGCCGCTCGAGCTGGTGGCCCGGATCAAAGTGCTGCTCAAGCGATACAAAATCGCTTCTTCCCAAAGCATTCAGCTCGGGAACATTTTGCTGGACCGCCAAAGCTATAAAGTGATCCGCGGCTCCGAAGAGTTCATGCTCCCGCCTAAGGAATTCGAGCTTCTATTCAAGCTAGGAAGCTATCCCGGGCAGATTTTTACCCGCGAGCAGCTGATCGAACAAATCTGGGGTCTGGACTATACAGGGGATGACCGTACGGTCGATGTCCATATCAAAAGGCTGCGCGAACGCTTCCCCGCAAGCGGCCAGGAGGCACACTCCTTTCATATCGCCACCGTATACGGGCTCGGCTACCGGCTTGTGGTGGACAAATGA
- a CDS encoding MBL fold metallo-hydrolase, which yields MGLRFTILSSGSTGNATVVTDGEITLMIDAGFSARRIDELLLERGLTGENLTGILVTHEHSDHIKGLGAVARKYNLPIYANEKTWQAMEKSIGSIPEENRCLLGTGEARDFGSMRVESFGISHDAAEPVGYTFSDGREKLSVCTDLGYASDKVKQAIADSDVLVLEANHDIEMLRMGRYPWNIKRRILGDMGHLSNEASGEVLSDLLNGRMKRTYLAHLSKEHNMLDLAKMSVRSAMEDRGCFYKDSEFRLCDTYADRPTPWDRVGEP from the coding sequence ATGGGTTTACGATTTACGATACTGTCGAGCGGATCTACCGGGAATGCTACGGTAGTGACGGACGGAGAGATTACACTGATGATCGATGCGGGGTTCAGTGCCCGCCGTATAGATGAACTGCTGCTGGAGCGCGGATTGACCGGAGAGAATTTGACGGGCATTCTGGTGACGCATGAGCATTCCGACCATATTAAAGGGCTTGGGGCCGTAGCAAGAAAATATAACTTGCCCATTTATGCCAATGAGAAGACATGGCAGGCGATGGAGAAGTCGATCGGCAGCATTCCCGAGGAGAACCGCTGCCTTCTGGGTACCGGGGAGGCGCGCGATTTCGGGTCAATGCGGGTGGAGTCGTTCGGCATTTCGCATGACGCGGCCGAGCCTGTCGGTTATACCTTCAGCGATGGCCGGGAGAAGCTGAGCGTTTGCACGGATCTGGGCTACGCAAGCGATAAAGTGAAGCAAGCGATCGCCGATTCGGACGTGCTTGTGCTGGAGGCCAATCACGATATCGAAATGCTGCGGATGGGGCGTTACCCCTGGAATATTAAGCGGCGCATTCTTGGCGATATGGGGCATTTATCGAATGAAGCCTCGGGCGAGGTGCTCAGCGATCTGCTTAACGGCCGTATGAAGCGCACCTATCTGGCCCATCTCAGCAAGGAGCATAACATGCTGGATCTGGCCAAAATGTCGGTTCGGAGCGCTATGGAGGACCGCGGCTGCTTCTATAAGGACAGCGAGTTCCGCCTGTGCGACACCTATGCGGATCGTCCTACGCCGTGGGATAGGGTGGGCGAGCCTTAG